One Sphingobacteruim zhuxiongii DNA window includes the following coding sequences:
- a CDS encoding SPOR domain-containing protein yields the protein MIKRGFIVGCFFLMLCQFAQAQEGKVFVVKDSLIGLLQEYRAYYAINPSSSSKPLVTLEEKKIDKRYAKRVKVRGFRVQIFSGSNRTEATNVQNSFLRQNSDMGAYLDYVEPNYRVKVGDFTSRSEATAYMRELRGTYRNVFVFVEDVWVWQ from the coding sequence ATGATTAAAAGAGGATTTATTGTAGGTTGCTTCTTTCTGATGTTGTGCCAATTTGCACAAGCGCAAGAAGGAAAAGTATTTGTTGTTAAAGATTCATTAATTGGGCTTTTACAAGAATATCGAGCGTACTATGCAATAAATCCTTCTTCTTCATCCAAACCGCTGGTTACATTAGAGGAGAAGAAAATAGATAAGCGCTACGCGAAGCGCGTCAAGGTTCGTGGGTTTCGTGTACAGATTTTCTCTGGTAGTAACCGAACTGAGGCAACCAATGTACAGAACAGTTTCCTACGCCAAAACAGTGATATGGGCGCTTATTTAGATTATGTAGAGCCTAATTATCGTGTAAAAGTAGGTGATTTTACGAGTCGTTCAGAGGCAACAGCATATATGCGAGAGCTTCGTGGAACTTATAGAAATGTTTTTGTGTTCGTAGAAGATGTTTGGGTATGGCAATAG
- a CDS encoding M20 metallopeptidase family protein — MAIAEESMSNIKEKIQNLADVYFQDTITNRRHLHQHPELSFEEYNTSAFIQQILRDLDIPFRLMANTGIVAEIKGDIPSDKVLALRADMDALPITEVEGRTYGSLNPGVMHACGHDVHTSSLIAVAKILNDLKGDLPGTIRFIFQPGEERLPGGASLMIKEGALKNPEPIGIVGQHVMPFLETGTVGFRSGKYMASCDELFMTIRGKGGHGAHPHQNIDPIAISAQIITALQQIVSRSADPRIPTVLSWGKIIGNGATNIIPEEVYMEGTFRTFDETWRAEAHEKMVKLAEGIADSMGASCDFEVRKGYPFLINEPEITEASRGFAEEYLGKDKVVELDLWPAAEDFSYYSQEISACFYRLGTGNKEKGIQSAVHTPTFDIDEDALKISIGLMSYIAFRYLSE; from the coding sequence ATGGCAATAGCGGAGGAGAGCATGTCCAATATTAAAGAAAAGATTCAAAACCTCGCTGACGTATATTTTCAAGATACTATAACCAACAGGAGACATTTACACCAACACCCGGAACTGTCTTTTGAGGAGTACAATACTTCAGCATTCATTCAACAAATTTTAAGAGATTTAGATATTCCCTTTCGCTTAATGGCCAATACGGGCATTGTAGCAGAAATCAAGGGAGATATTCCTTCTGACAAGGTTTTAGCATTGCGTGCCGATATGGATGCGTTGCCAATTACCGAGGTGGAAGGTAGGACTTATGGTTCCTTAAATCCAGGCGTTATGCACGCTTGTGGGCATGATGTTCATACATCTTCATTAATTGCAGTAGCGAAGATTTTAAACGATTTGAAAGGCGATTTGCCGGGTACAATCCGTTTTATTTTTCAGCCCGGAGAAGAAAGATTACCGGGAGGGGCTTCGTTGATGATAAAAGAGGGCGCTTTAAAAAACCCAGAACCAATTGGTATTGTCGGGCAACATGTGATGCCTTTCTTGGAAACAGGGACAGTAGGATTCCGGTCTGGAAAATATATGGCCTCTTGTGATGAGTTATTTATGACCATTCGCGGAAAAGGTGGACATGGCGCTCATCCCCATCAAAATATTGATCCGATAGCTATATCGGCTCAAATTATTACGGCTTTACAACAAATTGTTAGTCGTAGTGCCGATCCTCGTATTCCAACAGTGTTGTCTTGGGGCAAGATTATTGGAAATGGAGCGACGAATATTATTCCTGAAGAAGTGTACATGGAAGGTACTTTCCGGACATTTGACGAGACCTGGCGAGCAGAGGCGCATGAAAAAATGGTGAAATTGGCGGAAGGAATTGCGGATAGCATGGGTGCTAGCTGTGATTTTGAGGTCAGAAAAGGATATCCATTTTTGATTAATGAGCCCGAAATTACGGAGGCATCGCGAGGTTTCGCAGAAGAGTACTTAGGAAAAGACAAAGTTGTAGAGCTGGACTTATGGCCTGCAGCAGAGGATTTTTCATATTATTCGCAAGAAATTTCTGCATGTTTCTATCGTCTAGGGACAGGGAACAAGGAAAAAGGAATTCAATCAGCGGTTCATACGCCGACATTCGATATTGACGAAGATGCTTTGAAAATCAGTATTGGGCTGATGAGTTATATCGCATTTCGTTATTTATCTGAATAA
- a CDS encoding GNAT family N-acetyltransferase produces MISIERAKESDAGVIRDLALATWYPTYSPVLDKEQIDFMLAQSYSIAALQQGMRDGAEFYLFLEDGIAQGFMSLSIHSEKIRIDKLYLLPATQGRGFGAMLIDYAAEEAKKHDLLILELNVNRNNKAYQFYLKQGFEVVETVDIPYYQFVLNDYVMQKSLIS; encoded by the coding sequence ATGATTTCTATTGAAAGAGCAAAAGAGTCTGATGCCGGTGTGATTCGTGACCTAGCATTGGCAACTTGGTATCCTACTTATAGTCCAGTATTAGATAAGGAGCAGATTGATTTCATGTTAGCACAGAGTTATTCTATTGCTGCACTTCAACAAGGGATGCGTGATGGGGCTGAATTCTATCTTTTTTTAGAGGATGGGATCGCGCAAGGCTTTATGAGTTTGTCGATTCACTCGGAAAAGATTCGTATCGATAAGTTATATCTACTTCCTGCAACCCAAGGCAGAGGATTTGGAGCGATGTTGATCGATTATGCAGCTGAAGAAGCAAAGAAGCACGACCTATTGATTTTAGAATTGAATGTAAACCGAAACAACAAGGCTTACCAGTTCTATCTAAAACAGGGGTTTGAAGTAGTAGAGACTGTGGATATTCCCTACTACCAATTTGTTTTGAATGATTACGTTATGCAGAAAAGCTTAATTTCTTAA
- a CDS encoding M28 family metallopeptidase, producing MNKTTALSLFFALTLQFSFAQKHKDRQITSTENISRIINTLASDDMRGRSALSVPDISKAADFIASEFKNIGLKPYAEENFRQSFVMNKSKLVSQSILWDGQSVANEQYIIVGGGAIINIDEHSNLPIVKISADDDFSQKFREYAQKPESAIILVDKKHEAFLARFKKIYAGRDNITTQDKANTSAPSKVFIVADKMVDKFQISSLRQEEALPMFNVAGIIPGKSKSNEFVIFSSHYDHIGIIQAQGQDSIANGADDDASGTTALIELARYYKKLNSNERTLIFVAFTAEEIGMFGSKYFSNNIDPEKVTAMINIEMIGKDSRFGQNSLYITGFDASNLGKLMQENLKGSSFTFHPDPYKTQNLFYRSDNAVLAALGVPAHTFSTSQIDKDAYYHTVKDEVSTLDINNIKSSIEAIAAGAIGIINGKQTPSRVEKLRN from the coding sequence ATGAATAAAACCACGGCACTATCGCTGTTCTTCGCGCTTACTTTGCAGTTTTCTTTTGCTCAGAAGCATAAAGATCGTCAAATCACTAGCACAGAAAATATCAGTAGAATAATTAATACATTGGCATCAGATGATATGCGCGGTCGATCGGCATTATCAGTCCCCGACATTAGTAAAGCCGCTGATTTCATTGCTTCTGAATTTAAAAACATTGGCCTAAAGCCTTATGCTGAAGAGAATTTCCGTCAATCTTTTGTGATGAACAAATCCAAACTTGTTTCACAATCTATTCTATGGGACGGTCAGTCAGTAGCAAACGAACAATATATTATCGTTGGAGGTGGAGCAATCATCAACATAGATGAGCACTCGAACTTACCCATAGTAAAGATCAGCGCCGACGACGACTTCTCCCAAAAGTTTAGAGAGTATGCGCAAAAGCCAGAAAGTGCAATAATTTTAGTCGATAAAAAACATGAAGCTTTCTTAGCTCGTTTCAAAAAGATATACGCTGGAAGAGACAACATCACAACGCAAGACAAGGCCAATACAAGCGCTCCAAGCAAAGTTTTTATTGTTGCTGACAAAATGGTCGACAAGTTCCAAATCTCTTCGCTGCGCCAAGAGGAGGCCCTCCCAATGTTTAATGTTGCGGGAATTATCCCTGGCAAATCGAAATCCAACGAATTCGTAATCTTTTCCTCGCACTATGACCATATCGGAATTATCCAAGCCCAAGGACAGGATTCCATCGCGAATGGAGCAGATGATGATGCTTCGGGTACAACAGCCCTTATCGAATTGGCGAGATATTATAAAAAATTAAACAGCAATGAACGCACATTAATCTTTGTCGCGTTTACAGCAGAAGAGATTGGTATGTTCGGATCTAAATATTTCTCGAACAATATAGATCCAGAGAAAGTAACCGCCATGATAAATATAGAAATGATAGGGAAGGACTCTAGATTTGGCCAAAACAGTTTATACATTACAGGATTCGATGCTTCGAACTTAGGAAAACTGATGCAAGAAAACCTGAAGGGTTCTTCGTTTACCTTCCATCCGGATCCCTACAAAACACAAAACTTATTCTATCGCAGCGATAATGCGGTATTAGCGGCACTAGGCGTTCCTGCACACACCTTTTCAACGTCTCAAATCGATAAGGACGCTTATTACCATACCGTAAAAGACGAGGTTAGCACCTTAGATATTAATAATATAAAATCTAGTATTGAGGCTATTGCTGCGGGTGCGATTGGAATTATCAATGGAAAGCAAACTCCTAGCCGAGTAGAAAAATTAAGAAATTAA
- a CDS encoding rhodanese-like domain-containing protein encodes MKEISVQELKDMMDHNVEFQLIDVREPFEYEVSNLNGVNIPLSGVVIESDKISKEIPVIIQCRSGKRSAQAVMLLEQQGFTNLSNLQGGILAWRDAFDTEMEVY; translated from the coding sequence ATGAAAGAAATTAGCGTTCAAGAATTAAAGGATATGATGGACCATAACGTTGAGTTTCAACTAATTGATGTTCGTGAGCCCTTTGAATATGAAGTATCGAATTTGAATGGAGTAAATATTCCATTGTCGGGAGTTGTAATAGAGTCTGATAAGATATCTAAAGAAATTCCGGTGATCATCCAATGTCGTTCTGGCAAGCGTAGTGCTCAGGCGGTTATGCTTTTGGAACAACAGGGTTTTACAAATCTTTCGAACCTTCAAGGTGGTATTCTAGCATGGAGAGATGCTTTTGATACGGAAATGGAAGTATATTAG
- a CDS encoding Glu/Leu/Phe/Val family dehydrogenase, giving the protein MSNQDNTTYSFFQGVARNFDKAAKFTKFSPGILDQIKACNSILRVKFPVKIGEEIEVFEAYRVQHSHHKLPCKGGIRFSMEVDQDEVMALASLMTYKCAIVNVPFGGAKGGIKIDAKKYSEYELEKITRRYTTELVKKNFIGPGTDVPAPDYGTGAREMSWIVDTYTTLNPNEINAQACVTGKPISQGGVRGRTEATGLGVFFGVREACKKEEDMAALGLSVGIAGKRVIVQGLGNVGYHAANYFQEEGALLVGLIEYEGAIYNANGLDLNAVVAHRKSTGSILDFPGAENIKDSSKGLEYPCDILIPAALESVINGQNAGNIQAQIIGEAANGPLTPEADEILNQKGKLVIPDIYLNAGGVTVSYFEWLKNLSHVRYGRLEKRFSENMYAEILNIIESMTNQKVSKLERKIILRGPDEVDLVYSGLEDTMIGSYQEIHDIWKNTEGVDDLRTAAFICAINKVGESYKELGIFP; this is encoded by the coding sequence ATGTCCAATCAAGACAATACAACCTACAGTTTTTTCCAGGGAGTGGCTCGTAATTTTGATAAAGCAGCGAAGTTCACCAAATTCTCTCCAGGGATTCTCGATCAAATTAAAGCCTGTAATTCGATTCTTCGGGTCAAGTTTCCCGTGAAAATTGGAGAAGAGATTGAGGTTTTCGAAGCCTATCGCGTTCAGCATTCCCATCATAAACTGCCTTGTAAAGGAGGGATTCGTTTCAGTATGGAGGTCGATCAGGATGAAGTTATGGCTTTAGCCTCTTTAATGACCTATAAATGTGCCATCGTGAATGTTCCTTTCGGAGGGGCGAAAGGTGGGATTAAGATTGATGCGAAGAAGTACTCAGAATATGAGTTGGAGAAAATTACACGTCGCTATACGACTGAGTTAGTGAAAAAGAACTTTATCGGTCCTGGGACAGATGTTCCAGCGCCAGATTATGGTACTGGAGCCCGTGAGATGAGTTGGATTGTCGATACCTATACGACGTTAAATCCTAATGAGATTAACGCGCAAGCTTGCGTTACAGGGAAGCCGATTTCTCAAGGTGGTGTTCGCGGACGTACAGAAGCTACCGGACTAGGTGTTTTCTTTGGTGTGCGGGAGGCTTGTAAAAAAGAAGAGGATATGGCTGCTCTAGGGCTTTCTGTCGGCATTGCAGGTAAACGAGTGATTGTACAGGGATTGGGTAACGTGGGCTATCATGCCGCAAACTATTTCCAAGAAGAAGGAGCATTACTAGTTGGACTTATTGAATACGAGGGGGCTATTTATAATGCTAATGGATTAGATTTGAATGCGGTTGTAGCGCATAGAAAATCTACAGGTTCGATCTTGGATTTTCCTGGTGCAGAAAATATAAAAGACTCATCTAAAGGTTTGGAATATCCATGTGATATCTTGATTCCAGCTGCCTTAGAATCTGTAATTAATGGCCAGAATGCAGGGAATATTCAGGCTCAGATTATCGGAGAAGCAGCTAATGGACCGTTAACTCCGGAAGCCGATGAGATTTTAAACCAGAAAGGAAAGTTGGTTATCCCAGACATTTATCTGAATGCTGGAGGTGTAACAGTTTCCTATTTTGAATGGCTAAAAAACCTGAGTCATGTTCGCTACGGACGCTTGGAGAAGCGATTCAGTGAAAACATGTATGCAGAAATTTTGAATATTATTGAATCAATGACGAATCAAAAGGTCTCGAAACTTGAGCGTAAAATTATTCTGCGGGGTCCTGATGAAGTAGATTTAGTGTATTCAGGCTTAGAAGATACGATGATTGGTTCTTATCAAGAGATTCATGACATTTGGAAGAATACAGAAGGAGTCGATGACCTGAGGACAGCGGCCTTTATCTGTGCAATCAACAAAGTGGGTGAGTCTTATAAAGAACTTGGAATATTTCCATAA